One window from the genome of Mycolicibacterium gadium encodes:
- a CDS encoding AAA family ATPase encodes MSVPARPAPLFADIDDVGKKLAETGYLPDTATATAVFLADRLGKPLLVEGPAGVGKTELARAVAQATGSGLVRLQCYEGVDEARALYEWNHAKQILRIQAGSGDWDQTKTDVFSEEFLLTRPLLTAIRRTEPTVLLIDETDKADIEIEGLLLEVLSDFAVTVPELGTIVAERKPFVVLTSNATRELSEALKRRCLFLHIDFPDAELERRILLSRVPELPEHLAEELVRIIGVLRGMQLKKLPSVAETIDWARTLLALGLDTISDATIAATLGVVLKHQSDQVKASGELRLN; translated from the coding sequence ACGCCCAGCACCGTTGTTCGCCGACATCGACGATGTCGGCAAGAAGCTCGCCGAGACCGGCTACCTTCCCGACACCGCAACCGCCACAGCGGTATTCCTCGCCGACCGGCTGGGCAAGCCGTTGTTGGTCGAGGGTCCCGCCGGTGTGGGTAAGACTGAACTGGCCCGCGCGGTCGCGCAGGCGACCGGATCAGGTCTGGTGCGGCTGCAGTGCTACGAGGGCGTCGACGAGGCCCGCGCGCTCTACGAGTGGAACCACGCCAAGCAGATCCTGCGCATCCAGGCCGGCTCTGGTGACTGGGACCAGACTAAAACCGATGTGTTCAGCGAAGAGTTCCTGCTGACGCGTCCGCTACTGACGGCGATCCGCCGCACCGAGCCGACGGTCCTGCTGATCGACGAGACCGACAAGGCGGACATCGAGATCGAGGGTCTGCTGCTGGAGGTATTGAGCGACTTTGCAGTCACCGTCCCGGAACTCGGCACCATCGTCGCCGAGCGCAAGCCGTTCGTCGTGCTGACCTCGAACGCGACGCGCGAACTGTCGGAGGCGCTCAAGCGCCGGTGCCTGTTCCTGCACATCGACTTTCCCGATGCCGAGCTGGAACGGCGCATCCTGTTGTCCCGCGTGCCCGAACTTCCCGAACACCTCGCCGAGGAACTGGTTCGCATCATCGGCGTGCTGCGCGGAATGCAGCTCAAGAAGCTCCCGTCGGTGGCCGAGACCATCGACTGGGCCCGCACGCTGCTGGCACTGGGGCTGGACACGATCAGCGACGCGACCATCGCGGCGACTCTCGGAGTGGTGCTCAAACACCAATCCGATCAAGTCAAAGCGTCCGGAGAGTTAAGGCTCAACTGA
- a CDS encoding SDR family NAD(P)-dependent oxidoreductase, translated as MPLQRYNDRRVLITGGGSGIGQATVLRILDEGGRVAAADVSESGLKDTVAKAESHRDRLTAVVLDVSSEESVKQGVAQAVDALGGLDALVNAAGILRSVHFLETTLADFEQVLRINLIGTFLMTREAIPALRNGTDPAVVNFSSTSAAFAHPYMSAYAASKGGIQAMTHTLALEFAKERIRFNSVQPGSISSGMTDGTGESKQSIGPGLPADADFSLFGKIMPTLPVDGGGMFANPDAVAAVVAMLASSDAYFVTGTEVRVDGGTHM; from the coding sequence ATGCCTCTTCAGCGATACAACGATCGTCGAGTCCTGATCACCGGCGGCGGCTCCGGGATCGGTCAAGCAACCGTGCTGCGGATCTTGGACGAAGGCGGCCGGGTGGCAGCGGCGGACGTGAGCGAGTCCGGTTTGAAGGACACCGTGGCGAAGGCCGAGTCGCACCGAGACCGGCTGACGGCGGTGGTCCTCGACGTCTCCAGTGAGGAGTCGGTGAAGCAGGGCGTGGCCCAGGCCGTCGACGCGCTCGGGGGTCTCGACGCGCTGGTGAACGCGGCGGGGATATTGCGGTCGGTGCATTTCCTCGAAACCACGCTCGCCGATTTCGAACAGGTGCTGCGGATCAATCTGATCGGCACGTTCCTGATGACGCGAGAGGCCATCCCCGCGTTGCGCAACGGCACCGACCCTGCCGTCGTCAACTTCAGCTCCACCTCCGCGGCCTTCGCGCACCCCTACATGTCCGCTTACGCGGCGTCCAAGGGCGGGATTCAAGCGATGACCCACACGCTGGCGCTGGAGTTCGCGAAGGAGCGGATCCGGTTCAACTCGGTTCAGCCCGGCTCGATCTCCTCCGGAATGACCGACGGCACCGGCGAATCCAAACAGAGCATCGGTCCCGGACTGCCTGCAGACGCCGACTTCTCGCTGTTCGGCAAGATCATGCCGACCCTCCCGGTGGACGGCGGCGGCATGTTCGCCAACCCGGATGCCGTCGCCGCTGTGGTGGCGATGCTCGCCTCCTCGGATGCCTATTTTGTGACGGGGACCGAGGTGCGAGTCGACGGCGGAACCCACATGTAA
- the gpgP gene encoding glucosyl-3-phosphoglycerate phosphatase produces the protein MRIRRLVMLRHGQTEYNAGSRMQGQLDTDLSDLGRDQAVAAAEVLAKRQPLLIVSSDLRRALDTAVSLGERAGMPVQVDTRLRETHLGDWQGLTHLEVDARAPGARLAWRENARWAPHGGESRVDVAVRSMPLVNELLAEQADWGVDDPERPVVLVAHGGLIAALTAALLGLPVDNWPILGGMGNCSWVQLSAHSDVNAAPADIGWRLDVWNASAQVANDVL, from the coding sequence GTGAGGATCCGCCGACTGGTGATGCTGCGTCACGGGCAGACCGAGTACAACGCGGGCAGCCGCATGCAGGGCCAACTGGACACCGACCTGTCCGACCTGGGCCGGGACCAGGCCGTTGCCGCGGCCGAGGTGCTGGCCAAGCGGCAGCCGTTGCTGATCGTGTCATCCGACCTGCGACGGGCGCTGGACACCGCAGTCAGCCTGGGGGAGCGTGCCGGAATGCCGGTGCAGGTGGACACTCGGCTTCGCGAGACGCACCTCGGCGACTGGCAGGGATTGACGCATCTCGAGGTCGACGCCCGGGCTCCGGGCGCCCGGCTGGCGTGGCGCGAGAACGCCCGCTGGGCACCGCACGGCGGCGAGAGCCGGGTCGACGTGGCCGTGCGCAGCATGCCACTGGTGAATGAGCTGCTCGCCGAGCAGGCGGATTGGGGGGTCGACGATCCAGAACGGCCGGTGGTGCTCGTCGCCCACGGTGGGCTGATCGCCGCGCTGACCGCGGCGTTGCTCGGTTTGCCCGTCGACAACTGGCCGATCCTCGGCGGCATGGGCAACTGCAGCTGGGTGCAGTTGTCCGCGCACAGCGACGTCAACGCCGCGCCGGCGGACATTGGCTGGCGGCTCGACGTCTGGAACGCCTCGGCGCAGGTTGCCAATGATGTCCTCTGA
- a CDS encoding NAD(P)H-dependent amine dehydrogenase family protein — translation MTTPERPLRVIQWTTGNIGRRSLHAIIGRDDMELVGVYAHGADKVGVDAAQLSGWPEPTGIKATNDIAELIALKPDACCYNPLWPSVDELVALLEAGVNVCSSAAWITGGKQTPEDLARIRKACEKGNSTIFGNGAHPGMTNMVGMVLSGSCERVDEIRITESVDCSTYESAGTQTAMGFSQDPDTPGLAESVRRESEVFAESAAMMADAIGAKLDRMTFDVTFTPATGDSDLGFMQIPSGTVGGVMGYHRGWVGDKNVVSVGFNWIMGSHVTPPKPLEHGHVIQVFGLPNMRTVLHCLPPKDWTEPGFMGLGMIYTAMPVTNAVPAVVAAAPGIVTLKDLPPVTGRVAR, via the coding sequence ATGACGACCCCCGAGCGGCCCCTCCGCGTCATTCAGTGGACCACCGGCAACATCGGCCGACGATCGCTGCACGCGATCATCGGCCGCGACGACATGGAGCTTGTCGGCGTGTACGCCCACGGCGCCGACAAGGTGGGCGTCGATGCGGCCCAACTGTCGGGCTGGCCCGAACCCACCGGCATCAAAGCCACCAACGACATCGCGGAGCTCATCGCACTGAAGCCCGACGCCTGTTGTTACAACCCGTTGTGGCCCAGCGTCGACGAACTCGTCGCACTGCTCGAAGCCGGCGTGAACGTGTGCTCCAGCGCCGCCTGGATCACCGGCGGCAAGCAGACACCCGAGGATCTGGCGCGCATCCGGAAAGCCTGCGAGAAAGGCAATTCCACGATCTTCGGCAATGGCGCGCATCCCGGTATGACGAACATGGTGGGCATGGTGCTGTCGGGCTCGTGCGAGCGGGTCGACGAAATCCGGATCACCGAATCGGTCGACTGCTCGACATACGAGTCGGCGGGTACGCAGACGGCGATGGGCTTCTCGCAAGATCCCGACACCCCGGGTCTGGCCGAGAGTGTGCGACGCGAGAGCGAGGTGTTCGCCGAATCCGCCGCGATGATGGCCGATGCCATCGGCGCCAAGCTCGACAGAATGACGTTCGACGTGACCTTCACGCCCGCGACCGGCGACAGCGATCTGGGATTCATGCAGATCCCCTCGGGCACCGTCGGCGGTGTCATGGGCTATCACCGCGGCTGGGTGGGCGACAAGAACGTCGTCAGCGTCGGGTTCAACTGGATCATGGGCAGCCACGTCACCCCGCCCAAGCCGCTCGAACACGGTCACGTCATTCAGGTGTTCGGCCTGCCGAACATGCGCACGGTGCTGCATTGCCTGCCGCCCAAGGACTGGACCGAGCCCGGGTTCATGGGCCTCGGCATGATCTACACCGCGATGCCGGTGACCAACGCCGTGCCCGCAGTCGTTGCGGCCGCACCTGGCATCGTTACGCTCAAGGATCTCCCGCCGGTCACCGGCCGGGTCGCCCGCTAA
- a CDS encoding 3-ketosteroid-delta-1-dehydrogenase, with amino-acid sequence MTTAAPATVPAGMPPRDTSVDLLVVGSGTGMAAALAAAEQGLKVLIVEKSSYVGGSTARSGGALWIPASPVLEEYGAGDTAEKARTYLDAVVAGTAPPQRSVEFVAHLAATVQMLRRTTPMRFTWARDYSDYHPELPGGSADGRTCECRPFNTSLLGRYRSLLRPGLMEPTIPMPTTSADYRWMNLMVRVPRKGLPLIVKRLAQGVGGLMLGRRYTAGGQALAAGLFAGVLRAGIGVWTQTTLVRLITDGDRVTGAVVAHEGREVTVDARRGVVLAAGGFDHNMDMRWKFQSESLGEHTSLGAETNTGDAIRIAQDAGAGIDLMDQAWWFPAVAPLPGADPLVMLAERSLPGSLIVDQTGQRFTNESSDYMSFGQCVLERERAGNPVESMWIVFDQQYRNSYVFAADRFPRMSLPQAWYDAGIAYRSEDLAELGRMMKVPESQFVATVVRFNEMSRAGDDSDFGRGRSAYDRYYGDPTITPNPNLRPLDRGPFYAVKMALSDLGTCGGLRADERARVLREDGSAIPGLYAIGNTAANAFGATYPGAGATIAQGLVYGYIAALDAAAAT; translated from the coding sequence GTGACGACTGCTGCGCCCGCCACCGTTCCCGCCGGGATGCCCCCGCGCGATACGTCCGTCGATCTGCTCGTGGTGGGTTCGGGCACCGGTATGGCCGCCGCGCTGGCGGCCGCCGAGCAGGGACTCAAGGTGCTGATCGTCGAGAAATCGTCATACGTCGGCGGTTCCACCGCGAGGTCCGGCGGCGCCCTGTGGATTCCCGCGAGCCCGGTGCTCGAGGAGTACGGAGCCGGGGACACCGCAGAGAAGGCACGGACCTACCTGGACGCGGTCGTGGCCGGCACCGCTCCGCCGCAGCGGTCGGTGGAGTTCGTCGCCCACCTGGCGGCGACGGTCCAGATGTTGCGACGCACCACGCCCATGCGGTTCACGTGGGCGCGCGACTACTCCGACTACCACCCCGAGCTCCCCGGCGGAAGTGCCGACGGGCGGACGTGTGAGTGCAGGCCGTTCAACACCTCGCTCCTCGGCCGATACCGCTCGTTGCTGCGCCCGGGGTTGATGGAGCCGACGATCCCGATGCCGACCACGAGCGCGGACTATCGCTGGATGAACCTGATGGTCCGGGTACCACGAAAAGGCCTGCCGCTCATCGTCAAACGGCTGGCCCAGGGCGTCGGCGGCTTGATGCTCGGCCGGCGGTACACCGCGGGCGGACAAGCGTTGGCCGCAGGTTTGTTCGCAGGCGTCCTGCGCGCGGGCATCGGTGTGTGGACGCAGACCACGCTGGTCCGACTGATCACCGACGGTGACCGGGTCACCGGCGCCGTCGTCGCACACGAGGGGCGCGAGGTCACCGTCGATGCACGACGCGGCGTCGTGCTGGCCGCGGGCGGCTTCGACCACAACATGGACATGCGGTGGAAGTTCCAGTCCGAATCACTCGGCGAGCACACCAGCCTCGGCGCGGAAACCAACACCGGCGACGCCATCCGCATCGCCCAAGATGCCGGTGCCGGGATCGACTTGATGGATCAGGCCTGGTGGTTCCCTGCGGTGGCGCCGCTGCCGGGGGCGGATCCGCTGGTGATGCTCGCCGAACGATCCCTGCCGGGCTCGCTGATCGTCGACCAGACGGGTCAGCGGTTCACCAACGAGTCGTCCGATTACATGTCCTTCGGCCAGTGCGTGCTCGAAAGGGAGCGTGCCGGTAATCCTGTCGAGTCCATGTGGATCGTTTTCGATCAGCAGTACCGCAACAGCTATGTCTTTGCCGCGGACCGCTTTCCGCGCATGAGTCTGCCGCAGGCGTGGTACGACGCGGGGATTGCCTACCGCTCCGAGGATCTGGCCGAACTCGGGCGCATGATGAAGGTGCCCGAGTCGCAGTTCGTCGCCACAGTCGTCCGATTCAACGAGATGTCGCGCGCCGGAGACGATTCCGACTTCGGCCGCGGACGCAGCGCGTACGACCGCTACTACGGCGACCCCACGATCACCCCGAACCCGAATCTGCGCCCGCTCGACCGGGGCCCGTTCTATGCGGTCAAGATGGCGCTCAGCGACCTGGGTACGTGCGGCGGCCTGCGCGCCGACGAACGCGCCCGGGTGCTGCGCGAAGACGGTTCCGCCATTCCAGGGCTGTATGCGATCGGCAACACCGCCGCCAACGCGTTCGGCGCCACCTATCCCGGTGCGGGCGCGACGATCGCGCAGGGTCTCGTATACGGCTACATCGCGGCCCTCGATGCGGCCGCCGCGACCTAG
- the rsfS gene encoding ribosome silencing factor: protein MSASQEAIDMATVAARAASAKLAEDVIVIDVSGQLVITDCFVIASASNERQVNAIVDEVEEKMRLAGHKPARREGGREGRWTLLDFVDIVVHIQHQDERDFYALDRLWRDCPVLTVELDGDEPLARRAEDREP, encoded by the coding sequence ATGAGCGCATCCCAAGAGGCGATCGACATGGCGACGGTGGCCGCGCGGGCGGCGTCGGCCAAGCTCGCCGAGGACGTCATCGTGATCGACGTTTCGGGGCAGCTGGTCATCACCGACTGCTTCGTCATCGCGTCAGCGTCCAACGAGCGGCAGGTCAACGCGATCGTCGACGAGGTCGAGGAGAAAATGCGGCTTGCGGGGCACAAGCCGGCCCGGCGGGAAGGCGGGCGTGAGGGACGGTGGACGCTGCTCGATTTCGTCGACATCGTCGTGCACATCCAGCATCAGGACGAGCGCGACTTCTATGCGCTGGATCGGCTGTGGCGTGACTGCCCGGTGCTGACAGTGGAGCTGGATGGCGATGAGCCGCTTGCGCGAAGAGCAGAGGATCGCGAGCCGTGA
- the octT gene encoding diglucosylglycerate octanoyltransferase — MSSDPARPTLLLFCDSLSYYGPTGGLPSDDPRIWPNIVAAQLDWDVELIGRIGWTCRDVWWAATQDPRAWAALPRAGAVVFATGGMDSLPSPLPTALRELIRYIRPAWLRRWARDGYGWLQPRLSPVSRAALPPHVSVEYLEMTRGAIDFNRPGIPVVASLPSVHIAETYGKAHHGREGTVKAITAWAAEHGIPLVDLKAAVGDEVMSGRGNPDGIHWNFEAHQAVADLMLKALAEAGVACR, encoded by the coding sequence ATGTCCTCTGATCCCGCCCGTCCGACGCTGCTGCTGTTCTGCGACTCGCTGTCCTACTACGGTCCGACCGGCGGGCTCCCGTCTGACGATCCGCGAATATGGCCTAATATCGTTGCTGCCCAACTTGATTGGGATGTCGAACTGATCGGCCGGATCGGCTGGACCTGCCGCGACGTCTGGTGGGCGGCCACCCAGGATCCGCGGGCCTGGGCGGCGTTGCCGCGTGCTGGTGCGGTGGTGTTCGCGACAGGCGGAATGGATTCGCTGCCGTCGCCGCTGCCCACCGCGTTGCGCGAGCTGATCCGGTACATCCGTCCGGCGTGGCTGCGGCGCTGGGCGCGCGACGGGTACGGCTGGCTGCAGCCGCGCCTGTCGCCGGTGTCCCGTGCGGCACTGCCGCCGCACGTCTCGGTCGAATACCTCGAGATGACGCGTGGCGCCATCGATTTCAACCGCCCCGGAATCCCGGTGGTGGCGTCGTTGCCTTCGGTGCACATCGCCGAGACCTACGGAAAGGCGCACCACGGCCGCGAAGGCACGGTGAAGGCGATCACCGCATGGGCGGCCGAACACGGCATTCCCCTCGTCGACCTCAAGGCCGCGGTCGGCGACGAGGTCATGAGCGGCCGGGGGAATCCAGACGGCATTCACTGGAATTTCGAAGCACACCAGGCCGTGGCCGACCTGATGCTCAAGGCGCTCGCGGAGGCCGGCGTGGCATGTCGGTAA
- a CDS encoding PadR family transcriptional regulator: MKSGDDQGKPNLAATSWALLGMLSYEYELSGYDIRKWIDWSMRFFYGSPAYSQIYSELKKLEQLGLVTSRFDNSSGARSRRLYKITEAGLDAVTRWANDAPLDPPVLKHTPLLRVTLGHLTNPARLKEILQEHLAWADEMYRSAAKDAKWAKADTTWAYARVALNWAERYYANERELTLKMIKELDEAEAEFPRVGDGGRTKVPWPTPEYWYEIEKKAEADDV; the protein is encoded by the coding sequence GTGAAAAGCGGCGACGACCAGGGGAAGCCGAATCTCGCGGCGACCAGCTGGGCGTTGTTGGGCATGCTCTCCTACGAGTACGAGCTTTCGGGCTACGACATCCGAAAGTGGATCGACTGGAGCATGCGCTTTTTCTACGGAAGCCCCGCCTACAGCCAGATCTACTCAGAACTCAAGAAGCTCGAGCAACTCGGCCTGGTGACATCTCGGTTCGACAACAGCAGTGGCGCCCGTAGTCGGAGGCTGTACAAAATCACTGAGGCCGGCCTGGACGCCGTCACGCGGTGGGCGAACGATGCGCCACTCGACCCTCCCGTTCTCAAGCACACTCCTCTGCTGCGAGTGACGTTGGGGCATCTCACTAATCCCGCGAGGCTCAAGGAGATCTTGCAGGAGCACCTCGCCTGGGCTGACGAGATGTATCGGAGCGCAGCCAAGGACGCGAAGTGGGCCAAAGCCGACACGACATGGGCGTATGCGCGGGTTGCGTTGAACTGGGCCGAGCGGTACTACGCGAACGAGCGTGAGCTGACCCTGAAGATGATTAAAGAGCTCGACGAGGCCGAAGCCGAGTTTCCGCGCGTCGGCGACGGCGGACGGACGAAAGTCCCTTGGCCCACACCGGAATACTGGTACGAGATCGAGAAGAAGGCTGAAGCCGACGACGTGTGA
- the nadD gene encoding nicotinate-nucleotide adenylyltransferase — translation MVSRRRLGVMGGTFDPIHNGHLVAASEVTDLFELDEVVFVPTGQPWQKHHRHVTAAEDRYLMTVIATASNPRFSVSRVDIDRGGPTYTKDTLRDLHALNPDADLYFITGADALASILSWQNWEEMFSIAKFVGVSRPGYELDGQHIKAAMAELPPEALSLVEVPALAISSTDCRKRAEKGRPIWYLVPDGVVQYVAKRKLYEANSLTEESTR, via the coding sequence GTGGTTTCGCGACGAAGGTTGGGCGTGATGGGTGGGACGTTCGATCCCATCCACAACGGCCACCTGGTCGCAGCCAGCGAGGTCACCGACTTGTTCGAGCTCGATGAGGTGGTGTTCGTCCCGACCGGCCAGCCGTGGCAGAAGCATCACCGCCACGTCACCGCCGCCGAGGACCGTTATTTGATGACCGTCATCGCCACCGCGTCCAACCCGAGGTTCTCGGTCAGCCGCGTCGACATCGACCGCGGCGGTCCGACCTACACCAAAGACACCCTGCGCGACCTGCATGCGCTCAACCCGGACGCGGACCTGTACTTCATCACCGGAGCCGACGCGCTGGCATCGATTCTGTCCTGGCAGAACTGGGAGGAGATGTTCTCCATCGCCAAATTCGTCGGAGTCAGCCGGCCCGGCTACGAGCTCGACGGTCAGCACATCAAGGCGGCCATGGCCGAGCTGCCCCCTGAAGCGCTGAGTCTCGTGGAGGTCCCCGCGCTGGCCATCTCGTCGACCGACTGCCGCAAGCGCGCCGAAAAGGGCAGGCCCATCTGGTATCTGGTGCCCGACGGCGTGGTGCAGTACGTGGCCAAACGCAAGCTGTACGAGGCCAATTCGTTGACGGAGGAGTCCACCCGATGA
- a CDS encoding vWA domain-containing protein: MAVRRTRPPQPLAPHGIPGHLVEFVEALRGQGISVGPSETVDAGRVMSVLGLQSREQLREGLACAVLRRPDHRETYDAMFDLWFPAALGAKTVFVDDDDETGGEPEGLPPEDVDAMRQALLDLLEANEDLANLDERLQRMIAQIVEAHGRYNSSRGPSYSSYQALKAMNLDDLEGRLLAGLLAPYGDEPTPTQEQIAKAMAAQRINQLRRMVEAETKRRTAEQLGRDHVQMYGVPQLAENVEFLRASGEQLRQMQRVVKPLARTLATRLAARRRRARQGEIDLRKTLRKSMSTGGVPIDVVLKKPHPARPELVVLCDVSGSVAGFSHFTLMLVHALRQQFSRVRVFAFIDTTDEVTELFGPDADLAVAVQRITREAGVYTRDGHSDYGHAFVSFMNTWPNVLSPRSSLLVLGDGRNNYRNPEIDLLAHMVNSSRHAHWLNPEPRHLWGSGDSAVPRYQDVITMHECRSAKQLASVIDALLPV; this comes from the coding sequence ATGGCCGTCCGCCGAACCCGTCCACCGCAGCCATTGGCGCCGCACGGAATTCCCGGCCATCTGGTTGAGTTCGTGGAAGCGCTGCGCGGGCAGGGGATTTCGGTGGGCCCGTCGGAAACCGTCGATGCCGGGCGGGTGATGTCGGTACTGGGCCTGCAGAGTCGGGAACAACTGCGCGAGGGTCTCGCATGCGCGGTGCTGCGCCGCCCCGATCACCGCGAGACCTACGACGCGATGTTCGATCTGTGGTTCCCCGCGGCGCTGGGCGCGAAGACGGTCTTCGTCGACGATGACGACGAAACGGGTGGCGAGCCCGAGGGACTGCCGCCCGAGGATGTCGACGCCATGCGGCAGGCGCTGTTGGACCTGTTGGAAGCCAACGAGGACCTGGCCAATCTGGACGAGCGGCTCCAGCGAATGATCGCCCAGATCGTCGAGGCGCACGGGCGGTACAACTCCAGCCGCGGCCCGTCTTATTCGTCGTATCAGGCGCTCAAGGCCATGAACCTCGACGACCTGGAAGGGCGGCTGCTGGCCGGCCTGCTCGCCCCCTACGGCGACGAACCGACGCCGACACAGGAGCAGATCGCCAAAGCGATGGCGGCGCAACGCATCAACCAACTGCGTCGAATGGTCGAAGCGGAAACCAAACGTCGCACCGCTGAACAGCTGGGCCGCGACCATGTGCAGATGTACGGCGTGCCGCAGCTCGCGGAGAACGTCGAGTTCCTGCGTGCCTCCGGCGAACAGCTGCGTCAGATGCAACGCGTGGTGAAGCCGCTGGCCCGCACGTTGGCGACCCGGCTGGCCGCCCGGCGGCGCCGGGCGCGGCAAGGTGAGATCGATCTGCGTAAGACCCTGCGCAAATCGATGTCCACCGGCGGCGTGCCGATCGACGTGGTGCTCAAGAAGCCGCATCCGGCGCGGCCCGAACTGGTGGTGCTGTGCGACGTATCCGGGTCGGTCGCCGGTTTCAGCCATTTCACGTTGATGCTCGTGCACGCGCTGCGCCAGCAGTTCAGTAGGGTCCGCGTCTTTGCCTTCATAGACACCACCGACGAGGTGACCGAGTTGTTCGGGCCGGACGCCGACCTGGCCGTCGCCGTGCAGCGCATCACCCGCGAAGCGGGGGTGTACACCCGAGACGGACATTCCGACTACGGGCACGCGTTCGTCTCGTTCATGAACACCTGGCCGAATGTGCTGTCGCCGCGCAGCTCCCTGCTGGTGCTCGGCGACGGGCGCAACAACTACCGCAACCCCGAGATCGATCTGCTGGCGCACATGGTCAACTCCAGCAGGCACGCACACTGGCTCAACCCCGAGCCGCGGCATCTGTGGGGCAGCGGTGATTCGGCGGTGCCGCGCTATCAGGACGTCATCACCATGCACGAATGCAGGTCCGCCAAGCAGCTCGCCTCGGTCATCGATGCGCTGCTGCCGGTCTAG
- a CDS encoding PaaI family thioesterase: protein MSSDAHERLTASVRRLIDATIRTEVDLAAIADAADKIDAATARLSDSLLPGSFGVQTTPDGRSIALGNVVIGRRNPIAPPLVVDHDADGAVHTDFVLGAAYEGPPGHVHGGICALILDHVLGATAHKPDQPAVTGTLTLRYVRGTRLGQRLRAQAQVDRIDGTKTFAVGSISDSDGVTVEAEGIFIHPKKTPG, encoded by the coding sequence ATGTCGAGCGACGCACACGAACGGCTGACTGCGTCCGTTCGTCGACTGATCGACGCCACCATTCGCACTGAAGTCGACCTGGCCGCCATCGCCGACGCAGCCGACAAGATCGACGCGGCGACAGCCCGTTTGAGCGACTCCCTGCTTCCGGGATCGTTCGGCGTGCAAACCACCCCCGACGGGCGCTCCATCGCGTTGGGCAACGTGGTGATCGGCCGTCGAAATCCGATCGCGCCTCCCTTGGTCGTCGACCATGACGCCGATGGCGCAGTACACACCGACTTCGTGCTCGGTGCCGCGTACGAAGGGCCGCCGGGGCACGTACACGGGGGAATCTGCGCGCTGATCCTCGACCATGTTCTCGGCGCCACCGCGCACAAACCAGACCAGCCCGCCGTCACCGGCACACTGACGCTGCGTTACGTCCGCGGCACACGTCTTGGCCAGCGCCTTCGCGCGCAGGCTCAGGTCGACCGAATCGACGGGACGAAGACCTTCGCGGTCGGCAGTATCTCCGACTCCGACGGCGTGACGGTCGAGGCAGAGGGCATCTTCATCCATCCGAAAAAGACTCCGGGGTGA
- a CDS encoding DegV family protein: MSVIVVTDSSSRLTADELKQNNIRQVPLHVLVDGVDLRDGIDDVPNDIHDRPRATTSGASPAALTETYRQALADSNGDGVVAVHLSAALSSTFSTAVQAAREFGPSVRVVNSRSAAMGVGFVACAAADAAAAGEDLETVEAEARSAVPRTHACIVVHRLDNLRRSGRIGTAASWLGTALSLKPLLCLDVDGRLVLDQRVRTLTKAHTAMVERVAEIVGEGGARIAVHHVDNHDGADEMGAALTARLPQIDSLTVADMGPVLSIHLGAGAIGVVVQTVD; the protein is encoded by the coding sequence ATGTCGGTAATCGTGGTGACGGACTCGTCGTCCCGCCTGACCGCAGATGAGCTGAAGCAGAACAACATCCGTCAGGTCCCGCTGCATGTCCTGGTCGACGGCGTCGATCTGCGAGACGGTATCGACGACGTGCCCAACGACATTCACGACCGCCCCCGCGCGACGACCTCGGGGGCATCGCCGGCGGCGCTGACCGAGACGTACCGACAGGCGCTGGCCGACAGCAACGGCGACGGTGTCGTCGCAGTCCACCTCTCGGCCGCGCTGTCGAGCACTTTCAGCACGGCGGTGCAAGCGGCCCGCGAGTTCGGCCCCTCGGTCCGCGTGGTCAATTCGCGATCGGCGGCGATGGGAGTCGGATTTGTCGCGTGCGCCGCCGCAGACGCGGCGGCAGCGGGCGAGGATCTGGAAACCGTTGAGGCGGAAGCCCGTTCGGCAGTGCCGCGCACTCACGCGTGCATCGTCGTGCACCGCCTGGACAATCTGCGGCGCAGCGGACGGATCGGCACGGCCGCGTCGTGGCTGGGCACGGCGCTGTCGCTCAAGCCGCTGCTGTGTCTGGATGTGGACGGCCGGCTCGTGCTGGATCAGCGGGTGCGCACACTCACCAAGGCGCACACCGCTATGGTCGAGCGGGTCGCGGAGATCGTCGGCGAGGGCGGTGCGAGGATCGCCGTCCACCACGTCGACAATCACGACGGCGCAGACGAAATGGGCGCCGCGCTGACCGCGCGCCTACCGCAGATCGATTCGCTCACCGTCGCCGATATGGGCCCGGTGTTGTCGATTCACCTCGGCGCCGGCGCCATCGGCGTCGTCGTCCAGACCGTCGATTAG